Below is a genomic region from Streptococcus salivarius.
CCTTAACAACTGCTTGAGGAACATAGGAACTAATATCCCCCTCAAAATAAATCAACTCACGCACACGACTGGAAGAGACTGGTGTTACCTCATGACTAGCAATCAAATAAACCGTTTCAATTTCAGGGGCCAACCCCTTATTGAAATAATCCATATTAGCCTCATAGTCAAAATCTGTCGCATTACGAAGGCCTCGGACCAAATAAGTCACCCCAAGATCTCTGGCGACATCTACAGCCAGACTATCGTGAGCCGTTATAACCTTTACATTGGGAAGATCTGCCACGACCTCTTCCAAGATACGCTTGCGAGTCTCCACGTCCCAGAAGCCCTGCTTATTTTTATTATAAAAGA
It encodes:
- the coaD gene encoding pantetheine-phosphate adenylyltransferase; translated protein: MTKIAMFTGSFDPITNGHMDIIARASKLFDELYIGLFYNKNKQGFWDVETRKRILEEVVADLPNVKVITAHDSLAVDVARDLGVTYLVRGLRNATDFDYEANMDYFNKGLAPEIETVYLIASHEVTPVSSSRVRELIYFEGDISSYVPQAVVKEVEAKRGKQERI